The following DNA comes from Methanomassiliicoccales archaeon LGM-DZ1.
TCCTTGGAGAGCTCCTGCTTGATGATGGGGTCGCAGAAGATCGCTTTGAACTCCTCGGCCTTGACCGGTTCTTTCGTGACCGGGTTGATCATCGGCTTGAGGTTTGGCAGGTCCGCTGCCATGTTGTACCATTTCTTCGGGATGTCCTCAGGATTGAGGCCGATTCTCGCGTCCTTGGGAATTGCCATGGTGCACCCGAGTGCGCTGATTATGTTTAATGATTCGCCTCAAAACTGCAATAGTGTATGTAAACATACATCAAAGTACTGATGTTCATCTCATCGTATCGGAAAGGCAGGAAGGCACGGACGTCCGCGGAGAACGGACGGCGGCCCGGAGACCGGACCCTGCAAAAATCCCATTATAATAAACTAAAATGGTTATTTGTTATCGTTTTCAATCATTTATGAACAGAAGAAGAACCGGAAATAAACAAAGTTATTTATAGAAGTTCTGTACTATACAACCATTAGTTGTAAACCGAGAGAGAACAACTAGGAACAGAGCGAGTGATTGAAATGGCCGACATGGACACCATCCTTTCCATCGTGGAGAACCCGACCCGGAGGAAGATACTTCAGGCTGTGGTCAGGGAACCCCATTACCCCCTGCAGCTTTCCAAAGAACTTGGAATAAGCCAGCAGGCGGTCGTGAAGAACCTCAACCTGATGGAGAGGGAAGGCCTCGTCGAGAGCTATCATCAGAGCAGCGACAGAGGGCCGGACAGGATCTTCTACAGACCCAGTTCGGAATTCAGCATCACCATAGACATGCGCAACAGCATGTTCGAGGTGAGGATGATCCCGACCGGGAACACGAAGAGCCAGGCATCAAAGGATAAGGCCCCTGCTCAGCCGGCGAAGACTCATGACGAGAGGCGCCTGGAATCGGTCCGTGCGGACATCTCGGCCATCGACAGGCAGCTCAACGAGTTCGACAGGAAAAGGTGCCAGCTGGTCCAGCAGAGGAACGACCTCATAGATTCGTTCCTGGCCGAGACCGACATACGGAACCTCGACTACGAGCACCGGCAGCTGCTCTACGATATGCTGAACAGGCCTAACTGGAGCGCCGGGGACATCTCCCGGAACCTCGGTTTCAATGAGAGCACAGTGTCCGAGATGATCTCGGACATCATGAAAATGGTAAGAATGGAGTGATTGAAATGGCAGCTAACGACAGGGCGATCAAGGTCGCCGAGCTGAAGCCCGGTGAAGCGGGCAAAGGCGTCGCGCGGCTAGATCCGGCCCTGATGGGCATACTGGGCATCAAGGTCGGCGACATAGCCATCGTTACCGGAACGAAGAGGACGGCGGTGAAGATCCTCAGGGGAGCCCCCGAGGACGAGAACCGCGGCATCATCAGGCTGGACGGCTCGACCCGCAGGAACGCGGGCGTGTCGATCGACGAGAGGGTCGATGTCAAGAAGGCGGAGACCAAAGAGGCCGAGAAGATCACCTTCGCCCCCACCGACGAGCTCAGGCTCCAGGGCGGGGAGGAGTACCTTGCGCAGGTGCTCGAGGGCAGGGCGTTCGCCAAAGGCGATGTGCTGTCCCTGAACATCATGGGCAACAAGATGGACCTCGTGGTCACGTCCTTCGGCCCGGCCGCCGAGGCAGCCCTGATGGGCCCCTCGACCAAGGTGAAGATCAGCGACAAGCCGGTCTCCAAGGAGAGCATGGACATCCCGAAGGTGTCCTACGATGATGTCGGAGGCCTCGGCCCGGCCATCGCCCAGATAAGGGAGATGATCGAGCTGCCGCTCAAGCATCCTGAGCTCTTCAAGAGGCTGGGCGTCGAAGCGCCCAAAGGCGTGCTCCTGCACGGTCCGCCCGGAACCGGGAAGACCATGCTGGCAAAGGCAGTGGCCGGCGAGACGAGCTCCAACTTCATCTCGCTCAGCGGCCCTGAGATCATGAGCAAGTTCTACGGCGAGTCCGAGGGCAAGCTCAGGGAGATCTTCAAGAACGCCGAGGAGAACGCGCCGAGCATCATCTTCATCGATGAGATCGACTCGATCGCTCCGAAGAGGAGCGAGGTCCAGGGCGAGGAGGAGAGGCGTATAGTCGCCCAGCTCCTGACCGTCATGGACGGGCTGAACTCCCGCGGCAAGGTGGTGGTCATCGGTGCGACCAACAGGCCGAACGCGATCGACGAGGCGCTCAGGCGTCCCGGCAGGTTCGACCGTGAGATCGAGATCGGCGTGCCCGACGAGCACGGAAGGCTGGAGATCCTCCAGATCCATACCCGCGGCATGCCTCTCGACAAGACGGTCGACCTCAAGGAGATCGCCGAGAAGACCCACGGATACGTGGGCGCTGACCTGGCAGCGCTCTGCAGGGAGGCCGCCATGGCCGCCCTGAGGAGGGTGCTGCCCGACGTCAACGTCGAGGAGGAGACCATCCCCACCGAGGTGCTCAACAAGATCAACGTCACCCGCGACGACTTCATGAACGCGATGAAGGGCCTGCAGCCCTCCACCATGAGGGAGGTCCTCATCGAGAAGCCGAACGTGAGGTGGGAGGACATAGGAGCGCTGGATGACGCGAAGCAGGAGCTGAAGGAAGCGGTCGAATGGCCGCTGAAGTACGGCAAGGTGTTCGCTCACATGAACGCCAAGCCTCCGAAGGGCATCCTGCTCTACGGCCCGCCCGGCACCGGGAAGACCATGCTGGCAAAGGCCGTCGCCACCGAGTCCGAGGCGAACTTCATCTCCGTGAAGGGACCCGAGTTCCTCAACAAGTGGGTCGGCGAGTCCGAGAAGGCCGTGAGGGAGACGTTCAGGAAGGCCAGGCAGGCCTCCCCGTGCGTCATCTTCATGGACGAGATCGACTCGATCGTGCCCGTGAGAGGGACCGGAGGGGACTCGAACGTCACCGAGCGCGTGGTGTCCCAGATGCTGACCGAGATGGACGGGCTGGAACCGATGAACGACGTCGTCGTGATCGCCGCCACCAACAGGCCGGACATGATAGATCCGGCCCTGCTGAGGCCCGGCAGATTCGACAAGTCGATCTACGTCGGACCGCCCGACAAGGCCTCCAGGAAGGCCATCTTCGGCATCCACACCCGCGGCAAGCCCCTCGCCGACGACGTCGACCTCGACGCCCTGGCCGAGCAGACCGAAGGCTGCACCGGAGCCGATATCGGCGCGATCTGCAACGAGGCGGTCATGACCGCCGTGAGGCGCCTTGTCTCCAAGGGCAAGGAGCCGACCGACGATGACATCGCCGCCTGCAAGGTCACGCAGGACGACTTCGTCAAGGCCGTCGGGAAGTTCGGCCCCAAGGCGGCCGAGCGCCTGAAGGCGTACGGCGACCTCGGGAAGGTCCCCCGGGACCGATCCCCGGGCGAATAAACAATTTAAAACAGCCCCGGCCCCCTGTGCAGGGGGGCCAAGACATCAGAATACCCAGACAGGAGAATTGAGGTGATTAGAATGACAGACTATGATGACAGTATGAATGACATGTGGGCTGACTTCGGCCGCCTCTTCGAGAACGACTTCGAGGACATGAACAGAAGGCTCAACAGGATGTTCGACTCCCTGAAGAGCGCCCCCGGCGTCAAGACCTACGGGTACACGATGTACCAGGGGCCCGACGGGGTGCCCCACTACCAGGAGTTCGGCAACACCTCCGGGGACCGCGGGCTGATCGGCAGCACGCCCTTCGGAATGATAGCCGAGCCTCTCACCGACGTCGTAGAGGACAACGGGGTGGTACGCGCCACTGCGGAGATCCCCGGCGTCGACAAGAAGGACATCAAGCTCGACGGGACCGCGAACAGCCTGACTATATCGGTGGACACCCCCAAGAGGAAGTTCACCAAGACCCTCGCCATGCCGTGCGACGTGGACATCGCGTCCGCGAAGGCGACGTACAACAACGGCATCCTGGAGGTCGAGCTCAAGCCGGTGAAGCCGGCGGAGATCACGCGGCATATCGAAGTCCAGTGATCGCAGTCGGGGCCCGAATAAGGCCCCGTTTAATGCCGGGAAGGCGGCCGTCCGTACCTCCATCGGCCGCCCCCGTTCCCCAGGCTCCCGGCATCATTGTTTTATTGCCGCATCTGCGTCAAGGACGCGTGCTCGGCATCAGAAGGAACAAGGACCAATCGCAGTGCCCTGCAGACCAAGGTTTCACGGTCCCGGGGCTGGTTTCCCTCTCCAGGCAGGAATATTCGGACAGCAGCGGGCGCCATGTGCGCTACCGCATGCGGATATCATCGGTCAGCGGCACGACCAACGACCGTCCGGGCTCCGCCAGGGCGATCCTCGGCGGGGACCTCGTCATGGTCGACATGGTCCTCCAGAGGTCCGGCCGCCTGGGTATCATGATCGACATCTCCCCCGGCGCCGTCCGCATAACCTCCGATTCGATGCTCAAGAGCATAGCGGAGACCGTCCCGCTCCCGGTCAGGGTGCGGCCGGAGCCCGTGTCCCTGAGGATCGCCGAGGGCACGCTGTCCCTCGCTCTCAGAGCGGAAGGGCCCCTGGATCAACAATGAACCTCTCCGACTGAACAATCGCTTTATAGAAGGATAAACATCGTTTTATATCATGAACAGAGAGGACATGATCAACACGACGCGCGCCATCCTGGCGAAGGCCGGGTTCGACGTGTCGTCCGCAATCAGCATCAGGAGCATCTGCTTCGACGTAGTCGGACGCAGGGGCAGCACCCTCCTGATCATCAAGGTCCTCAGCAACGTCGACGCGTTCTCCCGCGAGAACGCGAACGAGATGAAGATCATGTCGAACGCTCTCGACGCCTCCCCCATGATCATCGGGGAGACCTCCAGCTCGGGGAAGCTGGAGAAGGGCATCATCTACACGAGGTTCAAGATCCCCATCATCTCCAACGAGACCCTCGCGGACCAGCTCCTCGAGGAGGTGCCCCCGTTTATATTCGCCGCCCCCGGCGGGCTGTACGTGAAGATAGACAGCGACACCCTGAGGGAGCTGCGCGAGGAGCGGGGCATATCCCTGGGGACCCTGGCCGAGACCGCCGGAGTGTCCAGGCGCACGATCCAGATGTACGAGAACGGGATGGGCGCCATGATCGATGCGGCCCTCCGCCTGGAGGAGTTCCTCGGCACCGACATCATCGAGCCTCTGGACCCCTTCACCTACGCCAAGGACGAGAAGGTCGAGGCCAAGGAGGTCAAGGGGGCCGGCAGCAAGACCGGTTCCGACCAGCTCGACCGGCTCGTCAACATCGGGTTCTCCATCACCCCGATCGTCAGGGGGCCGTTCGATGCCATCACCCGCGACTCGGACAGCAACACCGTCCTCCTCACGGGCGTCGGCGACGAAGAGAGCAAGCTGATCCAGAAGGCCCTTATCGTGTCGGAGCTCTCGAACCTCTCGCACAGGCATTCGGTCGTCATCGTCCGCAAGAAGCCGGAGCACGAGAGGATCCGCAGCACCGCCCTGGTCACCGACGACGAGCTCAAGAAGATAGACGACAAGGACCAGCTGACCGACATCGTCCTCAGCCGGAGCACCAAGAAATGAACTCGCCTCTGCGCCTGAGCATCGGGAACTGCACGGTGGACGTCCTGCCTGTCGTCAACGGCCTCCTCTCCGAGGCCGATGTCGTCAGGGCCAACTACCCGGGGCATGAGGCATACGGGGCCTCGATGAGCATCGAAGGATTGGACGCCCTCGCCAAAAGGAAGGAGATCGGCACCGACGAGGTCCCGGTGTCCGAGCTCGACATCGTCTATGCGAAGAAGATGTCCCGCTTCGGGGAGATACAGGTGCCGTCGCCCGCCTTCTGCGAGCTCGTGGACCTCTGCAGGTCGGACGGCAAGACCGTTATCCCCCTCGACATGAGCGATTACGATTACGATACCGCGTACATGCAGTGCGTCAGGGTGACCGAGTTCACCTCCGAGCACCGCCTGGCCAAGAATGGGATGAAGAAGGCCATGGACGCCCCCGACCCGCACGCCCTCGCGGCCATGTGGGACGACCACATCTCGTCCATAAGGGGATATTCGAAGCTCAGCCACAGGCGGGAGGAGCACATCGCCCGCGAGATCGCCGACACCGCGAACTACCGCAGGAGCCTGCTGGCCGTGGTGGAGACGGAACGCGCAGAAGGGGTCGTTTCCCTGCTGAGGTCCGATTATGGAGCAAAATAACTGCAGATACTGCAATTATTATGCGTCCAAAGGCGCTAAATACTGCCCGAGATGCGGGAGGGACCTTTCCGGCATGAGCATTTCCGGGTGTCCCAGATGCGCCGATCAGGCCGCGGCGGGCGCCAGGTACTGCAGGTACTGCGGGAACTACCTCGGAGAAGGAAGAACACAGCCGTACCCGTCCGGGATGCAGGATGGGCCGGAGCACCCGTTCATGAGGAGCACCGTCACCGCGGTGACCCTCCTTTTCATCCTGCTCTGCACGGCGTCCCTGATCGTCTACACCGTCCACGTAGGAGACGTCCTGGGCATAGCCGACCGCTACTCGTACAGCATCTACGTCCCCCTCGGCCTCGTGAATGCCTTCTCGATCCCCCTCAGAGGGAACGCCTTCAGGGCGTACATCCTGATCGCCTACGTCTTATTCGCCCTGTTCCTGGTATATGCGGTCATATCCTATCAGAGGACGGCCGGGAAGTACGGCACGTCGTCCGACCGCACGGAGCACAGCGGGCTCTCGGCCGCCGCTTCCTGCCTGAGTGTCTCCCTCTTCCTGTCGATAGTGTACCTCTTGCTCATGTCCTCGGCGGGAGCGGACGCAGACTCGTCATGGATGGACGATTTCCGCGTCTGGGACCTCAACGCCCTGCTGTTCATGGCCGGACTGAACGAGGAACTGGCGTTCAGGCTCGTATGGATCGGGATCCCGATGGCGCTGCTCGGGTTCCTGTGGAAGAAGGACCGTCGTTCCCTGCAGTACCTCATGGGCGGGTTCGGCATGTCCAAGGCGGCCCTGGCATTCATCATAATATCATCGACCATATTCGGTCTGGCACATTACGACGGATGGGGCTGGGTGAAGATCATCGATGCCGCGGCCGGCGGGATCATCTTCGGATATCTGTACACGGAATACGGCCTTTATGCAAGCGTGCTCGCCCATTTCCTGAACGATACGGTCACCGTCTTCGCCGGGGGCGTCCTCGGGGAACTGGCACTCATGGCGGCAGGGGCCGTCATCCTCGTCTACTGGCTCGTGAAGCCGAACAGGGAACTGCTCGACCTGAAGGGCATGCCGGACATGACGGAGAGCCTTCCCCCGATGAAGGACCAATGGGGAAGGCACTGACCCAGATAAGCAAACGGAGATCAGAACGCCTTGGTGATCATGTCCCTGAGGCGCTTCTGGGACTCCACGGCCGACTCCAGGTTCCTGGACTCGATGATGTACCTTCCCTTGTAGAACGACAGCTTCTTCATGACCGCCGGGAAATCGATGGAACCGTCGCCGATGGTGAGGTGCTCGTCCCTCTTCCCGTTGTTGTCATGAATGTGGACATTGACTATCCTGTCCCTGAAGGCATCGATCATGGCGTCCAGCTGGCCCGAGGTATTGGCATGCCCGACGTCCAGGCATATCCCCAGGTCCGTCCCGGCCACGATATCCTCGAGTTCCGACGCCTTTACGCCCAGCATAACCGGTAAATCCGGCATGTTCTCGATGGCCAGGCGCACGCCGTACTCTGTCTGGGCGCGGTCGAGGAGGCGCATGGTGTCCTTGGACGCCCGGATCGATTTCTCGCGCATGTCCGTCATGGCGAGGTTGACGATCCCCGGATGGACGGTTATGCATTGGGCCCCGAACTCCACGGCGGCCTCCATCTCCGACATGAACTCCATGCATGATGCTTCCCTCATGCGGTCGTTGAGGGCGGCGGCGTTGGTATCCGCTATCGCCGAGTGAACAGTGAAGGTCATGCCGTTCGCCTCCCCTGTGCCCAGAAGGCCGGATATCTTCTGGACGACGTGCTTGTACTCCGAGAATATCTCCCAGTGGGAGAACTCCGCCGATATCTTGGCCAGGCAGGGCTGGAAATCCTCCTTGCCGAAGTCAGGGCAGGAAACTCCTATGACGGTCAGCAGCTCACCTCCTCACCGTTGACGGTAACAGGCGCCACCCGGTCGATGAGCGCATCGAGGTCCTCGTCCTCCACCGTGACGTCGATGGTGCCGAGGACGGTGCGATAGTCCACGAAGGACACCTTGCCGACGGTAGCGACCTGCTTGTTCAGCCTGATGGTCGCAACGGTATGCCCCCTGCGCTCGCCTTTGAGGAACTGGGAACGGGCGGTATCGAGGATCCTCTGCTCGCGGATCTTCTGGGAGAAGCGCACCAGGTCGGCAGGGCCCGAGAGGACCCCGTCGGCGAGGGCCAGCTCGGCCGTGGGGAAGAGGTTGAGCACAGCGGCCCTGACCTTATCAGGGTCCTCGCTCGGATAGACAGGGCAGGATACCGTCACTCTAGCCATGGTCTCGGAATCGGCGGGCAGGTATTAATTGGATTTGCAGAATAAGTGCCAGAATCAGCCCGCTGCAATGTTCCGCTGGTCGCAACCCCATCACTATATAACCCCGTTGCGATAGCCTCGGTCAATGAAGGACGATATACTCGACGCGGCATCTAGGAGGAAACTGTTCCTCTCGCCCGACGCTCTCGAGATAATCGATTCGAACGGCTACCCCATGGAGATGGTCAACACCATGCTCAATGCGATGGCCGGGAACAAGATGTTCGTCACCAAGGAGGATGTCATCGACTTCCTGAACGGCGACAAGGCCCTCTTCGAGAAGGAGAAGACCGCCAAGCCCCGCAACAAACGGGACCTGGACATAGAGGTCGTGCCCGGATCGGACATCACCGGGAACTCGACCTGCGAAGGGACCATCCAGGATTTCACGGCCTACTTCCGCAGCAGGTACAACCTGCTCAAGCGCATAATCTCGAGCCACAAGGACTTCACGATGTCCACCAGCATCGCTCATGCGATGCAGTTCGACCGCCAGGTCAACATCGTCGGGATGGTGTACGAGGTGCGCCAGAGCCAGAAAGGCCATACTATCCTGACGGTCGAGGACGAGACCGGGACCTGTAACGTCCTCATAAAAAAGGACTCCCCCTACGCTGATAACATCTACATCAACGACGAGGTCATCGGGATAACCGGGAAGAAGATGGAGCGCGGCACCCTCTTCGTCGCCGACAAGGTCGTCCGCCCGGACATCTCCAAGAGGCACACCTGGGAGGTCAGCGATTCCACGTCGTCGGTGGCCTTCCTCAGCGACATCCACATCGGCTCGAAGGAGTTCCTGAAAACGAGCTGGGAAAGGATGATCTCCTGGCTCAAAGCGAACGCTTACGACATGGGCCTGAACTACATCGTGATGCCCGGCGACGTCGTGGACGGCATCGGCGCGTATCCGGGGCAGGAAGCGGACCTGGAGATAGACGACATCTACCGCCAGTACGAGACCCTCGCCGAGTATGTGAAAGAGATACCTGATGACATCAAGATCATCCTCCACCCCGGCAACCATGACGCCTGCAGGCTCGCCGAGCCCCAGCCGGCGATATCCGA
Coding sequences within:
- a CDS encoding DNA-directed DNA polymerase II small subunit, producing the protein MKDDILDAASRRKLFLSPDALEIIDSNGYPMEMVNTMLNAMAGNKMFVTKEDVIDFLNGDKALFEKEKTAKPRNKRDLDIEVVPGSDITGNSTCEGTIQDFTAYFRSRYNLLKRIISSHKDFTMSTSIAHAMQFDRQVNIVGMVYEVRQSQKGHTILTVEDETGTCNVLIKKDSPYADNIYINDEVIGITGKKMERGTLFVADKVVRPDISKRHTWEVSDSTSSVAFLSDIHIGSKEFLKTSWERMISWLKANAYDMGLNYIVMPGDVVDGIGAYPGQEADLEIDDIYRQYETLAEYVKEIPDDIKIILHPGNHDACRLAEPQPAISEMYAHGFDSNVTLTGNPIRLKIEGRKVTSYHGKSIDDFISAVRGMSYDDPLAVMREMALRRHLAPMYGMRNALAPEKKDYLVMEEEPDIFVSGHVHGAGTMEYHGVKMINASTWQAQTDYQAMHNFNPDPCIMPIVDLGTGRVVMKNFMK
- a CDS encoding Hsp20/alpha crystallin family protein, with product MTDYDDSMNDMWADFGRLFENDFEDMNRRLNRMFDSLKSAPGVKTYGYTMYQGPDGVPHYQEFGNTSGDRGLIGSTPFGMIAEPLTDVVEDNGVVRATAEIPGVDKKDIKLDGTANSLTISVDTPKRKFTKTLAMPCDVDIASAKATYNNGILEVELKPVKPAEITRHIEVQ
- a CDS encoding CDC48 family AAA ATPase; amino-acid sequence: MAANDRAIKVAELKPGEAGKGVARLDPALMGILGIKVGDIAIVTGTKRTAVKILRGAPEDENRGIIRLDGSTRRNAGVSIDERVDVKKAETKEAEKITFAPTDELRLQGGEEYLAQVLEGRAFAKGDVLSLNIMGNKMDLVVTSFGPAAEAALMGPSTKVKISDKPVSKESMDIPKVSYDDVGGLGPAIAQIREMIELPLKHPELFKRLGVEAPKGVLLHGPPGTGKTMLAKAVAGETSSNFISLSGPEIMSKFYGESEGKLREIFKNAEENAPSIIFIDEIDSIAPKRSEVQGEEERRIVAQLLTVMDGLNSRGKVVVIGATNRPNAIDEALRRPGRFDREIEIGVPDEHGRLEILQIHTRGMPLDKTVDLKEIAEKTHGYVGADLAALCREAAMAALRRVLPDVNVEEETIPTEVLNKINVTRDDFMNAMKGLQPSTMREVLIEKPNVRWEDIGALDDAKQELKEAVEWPLKYGKVFAHMNAKPPKGILLYGPPGTGKTMLAKAVATESEANFISVKGPEFLNKWVGESEKAVRETFRKARQASPCVIFMDEIDSIVPVRGTGGDSNVTERVVSQMLTEMDGLEPMNDVVVIAATNRPDMIDPALLRPGRFDKSIYVGPPDKASRKAIFGIHTRGKPLADDVDLDALAEQTEGCTGADIGAICNEAVMTAVRRLVSKGKEPTDDDIAACKVTQDDFVKAVGKFGPKAAERLKAYGDLGKVPRDRSPGE
- a CDS encoding transcriptional regulator translates to MNREDMINTTRAILAKAGFDVSSAISIRSICFDVVGRRGSTLLIIKVLSNVDAFSRENANEMKIMSNALDASPMIIGETSSSGKLEKGIIYTRFKIPIISNETLADQLLEEVPPFIFAAPGGLYVKIDSDTLRELREERGISLGTLAETAGVSRRTIQMYENGMGAMIDAALRLEEFLGTDIIEPLDPFTYAKDEKVEAKEVKGAGSKTGSDQLDRLVNIGFSITPIVRGPFDAITRDSDSNTVLLTGVGDEESKLIQKALIVSELSNLSHRHSVVIVRKKPEHERIRSTALVTDDELKKIDDKDQLTDIVLSRSTKK
- a CDS encoding CPBP family glutamic-type intramembrane protease; the protein is MEQNNCRYCNYYASKGAKYCPRCGRDLSGMSISGCPRCADQAAAGARYCRYCGNYLGEGRTQPYPSGMQDGPEHPFMRSTVTAVTLLFILLCTASLIVYTVHVGDVLGIADRYSYSIYVPLGLVNAFSIPLRGNAFRAYILIAYVLFALFLVYAVISYQRTAGKYGTSSDRTEHSGLSAAASCLSVSLFLSIVYLLLMSSAGADADSSWMDDFRVWDLNALLFMAGLNEELAFRLVWIGIPMALLGFLWKKDRRSLQYLMGGFGMSKAALAFIIISSTIFGLAHYDGWGWVKIIDAAAGGIIFGYLYTEYGLYASVLAHFLNDTVTVFAGGVLGELALMAAGAVILVYWLVKPNRELLDLKGMPDMTESLPPMKDQWGRH
- a CDS encoding sugar phosphate isomerase/epimerase, which produces MTFTVHSAIADTNAAALNDRMREASCMEFMSEMEAAVEFGAQCITVHPGIVNLAMTDMREKSIRASKDTMRLLDRAQTEYGVRLAIENMPDLPVMLGVKASELEDIVAGTDLGICLDVGHANTSGQLDAMIDAFRDRIVNVHIHDNNGKRDEHLTIGDGSIDFPAVMKKLSFYKGRYIIESRNLESAVESQKRLRDMITKAF
- a CDS encoding ArsR family transcriptional regulator, encoding MADMDTILSIVENPTRRKILQAVVREPHYPLQLSKELGISQQAVVKNLNLMEREGLVESYHQSSDRGPDRIFYRPSSEFSITIDMRNSMFEVRMIPTGNTKSQASKDKAPAQPAKTHDERRLESVRADISAIDRQLNEFDRKRCQLVQQRNDLIDSFLAETDIRNLDYEHRQLLYDMLNRPNWSAGDISRNLGFNESTVSEMISDIMKMVRME